In one Echinicola marina genomic region, the following are encoded:
- a CDS encoding carboxylesterase/lipase family protein codes for MNNKLFGLVILLALTLVTSMVLPDKDLVQVQVAQGVLQGEEENGITVFKGVPFAQPPIGALRWKAPLPPQSWEGIREATSYAPSPYQPGNPASGKSEDCLYLNIWTPASSPEDNLPVMVWIYGGGFSFGTTADPVTTGKHLAQKGVVVVSIAYRVGQLGFLAHPELSAENPNGVSGNYGLLDQIAGLKWIQKNIKAFGGNPDKVTIFGESAGGISVSMLCASPLAKGLFQGAISQSGGSFGPTRPHTFPGENMKSLDQAELDGKAYAEKAGASSLEELRELSADELPLGMGLGGAWPIVDGHVITEDQYHSYQKGDYNDIPVLIGYNSDEGLSFTRERSPEEFIKNTKNRYGQFADELLKVYPVGENHIPKSARDLNRDAAFGWHTWAWANLQSKTGNSNVYLYYFDQHPEYPKDSPRYGHGSPHGQDVAYVFQTLDKVGAGNNESDITLSNKMAAYWTNFAKHGDPNGHGLEKWPVFNHSNPKTMYLSDPLRTGPVPSEPALNVLDEYFRWRLSSEGAIK; via the coding sequence GGTAACGTCGATGGTTTTGCCCGATAAGGACCTTGTGCAGGTACAGGTAGCGCAAGGTGTATTGCAGGGTGAAGAAGAAAATGGCATAACGGTGTTTAAGGGGGTACCCTTTGCCCAGCCTCCCATAGGAGCACTCCGTTGGAAGGCACCTTTACCTCCTCAATCATGGGAGGGCATCAGAGAAGCCACTAGCTACGCACCTTCACCCTATCAACCTGGAAACCCTGCTTCCGGAAAAAGCGAAGATTGCCTGTATCTGAACATTTGGACTCCAGCCAGCTCACCGGAGGATAATTTACCTGTTATGGTGTGGATATATGGGGGCGGTTTTAGTTTTGGTACTACTGCCGATCCTGTCACTACAGGAAAACACCTTGCCCAAAAAGGCGTGGTTGTAGTAAGCATTGCCTATAGGGTGGGACAGTTAGGTTTTTTGGCTCATCCAGAACTGAGTGCAGAAAATCCCAATGGTGTTTCGGGGAATTATGGTCTTTTGGATCAAATTGCCGGTTTGAAATGGATACAGAAAAATATCAAGGCTTTTGGAGGCAACCCTGATAAGGTGACCATCTTTGGAGAATCGGCAGGAGGGATATCGGTAAGTATGCTCTGTGCATCACCCTTGGCAAAAGGCTTGTTTCAAGGGGCGATTTCACAGAGTGGAGGTTCTTTTGGGCCTACGCGCCCCCATACTTTTCCTGGTGAAAACATGAAAAGCTTGGACCAAGCAGAATTAGATGGGAAGGCATATGCCGAAAAGGCAGGAGCTTCCTCATTGGAAGAGTTACGTGAGCTTAGCGCTGATGAACTGCCCTTGGGAATGGGGCTGGGCGGTGCTTGGCCGATAGTGGATGGTCATGTTATTACCGAGGACCAATACCATAGCTATCAAAAGGGAGATTATAATGATATCCCTGTACTCATAGGCTATAATTCTGATGAAGGACTTAGTTTTACCCGTGAAAGGAGCCCTGAGGAATTTATCAAGAATACCAAAAACCGCTATGGCCAATTTGCTGATGAATTATTGAAGGTATATCCTGTGGGAGAGAACCATATCCCAAAGTCTGCAAGGGACCTTAACCGTGATGCAGCTTTTGGCTGGCATACCTGGGCTTGGGCAAACTTGCAGTCCAAAACAGGGAATTCGAACGTTTATCTATATTACTTTGACCAACATCCCGAATATCCGAAAGATTCTCCTCGATACGGCCATGGTTCACCACATGGTCAGGATGTAGCCTATGTCTTTCAGACTTTGGATAAAGTAGGAGCTGGAAATAATGAGTCGGATATAACGCTTTCCAATAAAATGGCTGCCTACTGGACAAATTTTGCCAAGCATGGTGATCCAAACGGTCATGGACTGGAAAAATGGCCGGTCTTCAATCATTCAAACCCTAAAACAATGTACTTGAGCGATCCGCTTCGAACAGGCCCTGTTCCTAGTGAACCTGCGCTCAATGTCTTGGATGAATATTTTAGATGGCGGCTGTCCTCGGAGGGAGCAATAAAATAA
- a CDS encoding family 43 glycosylhydrolase, with the protein MNNYIGYEKTILLMALTFLLACHTAIGQKHNIKNDTFWDTQDGDPIYSQGGGIFTFTDPEDGVEKYYWYGVHYEEAELYQEDPSVTHKRTNFKAVTCYTSTDLVNWESKGPVLDKAEVEENYQRVFWMGRLGVAYIKEMNKYAILVQHNSNVLIALSDSPNGPFKCHNRLDMTDRIGTPNTGDQTVFTDPDTGISYLVYSYGKGRHKIYISEIGVKDGKVDLLDVTQIFKGKGREGNCMVKYNGKYYVFASNLYGWDSSLAYYLVSDDIRGPYLPENKMLITPGSYDDYAHITQTGFFVNVIGSQKETVIYCGDRWADFAGNGLGYNQWCPISFDGETPFFNSLNSWNLNESTGEWSVAEDNNFVKNSSFEADRKAIPSGVKPIQEQLLGWHSEVKQGNTIVIDDKESPVLNHANTKEDRLHVIGERSLNISDKVPFKRKVYQMITSTPYVPLEDGTYTLSFKVKSAGTFHQLEAYTESGAYQKTENVKQSDNWKTIRLEEVNVTNGKVEIGFIAHGAAGASCQIDDVAFVPSNVPAYQK; encoded by the coding sequence ATGAACAATTACATAGGTTACGAAAAGACAATACTACTTATGGCATTGACGTTTCTATTAGCCTGCCATACGGCCATTGGCCAAAAACATAATATTAAGAATGATACATTTTGGGACACCCAAGATGGTGACCCCATTTATAGCCAAGGCGGTGGCATTTTTACTTTTACCGACCCTGAAGATGGGGTAGAAAAATACTATTGGTATGGTGTACATTATGAGGAAGCTGAATTGTACCAGGAGGATCCATCAGTTACCCATAAGCGTACCAATTTTAAGGCTGTCACCTGCTATACCTCTACGGATTTGGTCAACTGGGAATCCAAGGGTCCTGTACTGGATAAGGCAGAGGTTGAAGAAAATTACCAGCGTGTGTTTTGGATGGGAAGATTGGGCGTGGCCTATATAAAGGAAATGAACAAATATGCCATTTTAGTCCAGCATAACAGCAATGTGCTTATTGCCCTTTCGGACAGTCCCAATGGTCCTTTCAAATGCCATAACCGATTAGACATGACCGATAGGATCGGTACGCCCAACACAGGCGACCAAACGGTATTCACAGATCCTGACACAGGTATTTCGTATTTAGTATATTCTTATGGGAAGGGAAGACACAAGATTTATATTTCTGAAATCGGTGTAAAGGACGGCAAAGTGGATTTACTTGATGTCACCCAAATATTCAAAGGAAAGGGTCGTGAGGGAAATTGCATGGTAAAATATAACGGCAAATACTATGTTTTTGCCTCCAACTTGTACGGCTGGGACTCTTCCTTAGCTTATTATTTAGTTTCCGATGACATTCGAGGCCCATACTTGCCTGAAAATAAAATGTTGATTACTCCAGGAAGTTATGATGACTATGCCCACATTACCCAAACGGGCTTTTTTGTTAATGTAATAGGAAGCCAAAAAGAAACAGTTATTTATTGTGGAGACCGCTGGGCGGACTTTGCGGGGAACGGCTTGGGATATAACCAATGGTGTCCAATTTCATTTGACGGAGAGACACCATTCTTTAACTCCCTAAACTCTTGGAATCTGAATGAATCAACGGGAGAATGGAGCGTTGCGGAGGATAATAATTTTGTAAAAAACAGCAGTTTCGAAGCTGACAGAAAGGCCATACCTAGTGGTGTAAAACCCATACAAGAACAGTTGTTGGGATGGCATTCAGAGGTTAAACAAGGCAATACCATTGTCATTGACGATAAAGAATCACCTGTGCTAAACCATGCCAATACCAAGGAAGACAGATTACACGTAATCGGTGAAAGAAGTTTAAATATATCCGATAAGGTACCCTTCAAAAGAAAAGTCTACCAGATGATCACTTCCACACCATATGTTCCCTTGGAGGATGGCACCTACACCTTATCGTTTAAGGTCAAAAGTGCGGGGACTTTTCATCAGCTAGAGGCTTATACCGAAAGCGGAGCCTATCAAAAAACCGAAAACGTGAAGCAATCGGACAATTGGAAAACCATAAGGCTCGAAGAAGTGAATGTTACCAACGGTAAAGTTGAAATAGGATTTATTGCACATGGAGCGGCAGGCGCAAGTTGTCAAATAGACGATGTAGCGTTCGTCCCTAGCAATGTCCCGGCTTATCAGAAATAA